A portion of the Vespula vulgaris chromosome 24, iyVesVulg1.1, whole genome shotgun sequence genome contains these proteins:
- the LOC127071967 gene encoding lateral signaling target protein 2 homolog isoform X2: MSLETLLEAARFVEQQEKKRERVASSSSSSSDHPLAVAPHSNHHNSTEPRGVKLKRDRAEPDEFLCEEKMLIIDGTSGADSRNDDDNDYDYDDDDDEDDDDDGDGDGDGDGDDDDDGADKDEKDGNDVVVESKESNNNVSGLRNANNLSSTQVVGIIDVVVKDEPIRNWMCPPPKKKWIRHYFLEEEPLENTRTNGNHTSVSARGSPVIANSRATPPVANVNLTSHQQQQQQQQQQQQQQQQQQQHQQQIQQQQQSPAPPPAPHYQQQQLHHHHHHQNNHNTTQNHYLENHNSNHSQQSVGNLVVDVETGHDNKKHRNGPCVIRSGTREVHNKLEKNRRAHLKECFELLKRQLPSQDEKKSSNLSILHAAIRHIQALRRKEREYEHEMERLAREKIAAQQRLVALKKELAATWDHIDFNTLLPEQNSSTEAAATKNVPESMEFEVAGLARGGTRYSSTSSLSSAATASSPQALQTTSTSSNIHNQVATAAVVCQTQGLNLAQGSRESPPASSSPGVGPAGTPTIPTPAQEKVATSPTNLVQQSHLHLPISAQMLNTGQGLATIVPTLSHIGPGLRVIPGDTRQLLVTHAAAAAAAAAAAAGANNESRPLTLAVQNSSDQSRPLIAVQSNTGSEPRPVALVVHSSTANDNRVTFVHSNLSNNDRPLALAVQSSASDVRPVTFVHSGNEGRPLVLTAHSPALNVSNAQTRIRTGETTQTAHKMVGGVTLVGGNGSELTRLPGGAELNILPANGLTLSHAGVSLQTTTGKAGSTVMQNAPSTESIAHIVGQHTPLSGLTPIVTPMTVVSQGNQVTAHILAPSSLAGKMITTPILKSVGQMPLVNAQYLNTTTLVKPVVVVSSPSNSTSPSTTTASITQPSSTSHSTV; this comes from the exons ATGAGCCTGGAAACGTTGCTGGAAGCGGCGCGCTTCGTCGAGCAgcaggagaagaagagggagcgCGTCGCGAGCagttcctcctcctcctccgatCACCCGCTCGCCGTCGCTCCCCACTCTAACCATCACAATTCTACCGAGCCACGTG GTGTCAAATTGAAAAGGGATCGTGCCGAGCCAGATGAATTTCTTTGCGAAGAAAAAATGCTCATCATCGATG GTACTTCGGGGGCGGATTCgaggaacgacgacgacaacgactacgactacgacgacgacgacgacgaagacgacgacgacgatggcgacggcgacggcgacggcgacggcgacgacgacgacgacggtgcGGACAAAGACGAGAAAGACGGCAATGACGTTGTCGTCGAAAGTAAAGAGAGCAATAACAATGTCAGCGGTCTCAGGAACGCGAATAATCTCTCATCGACGCAGGTCGTCGGTATAATCGATGTAGTCGTCAAGGACGAACCTATACGTAACTGGATGTGCCCTCCGCCCAAGAAAAAATGGATACGACACTATTTCCTCG AGGAGGAGCCGTTGGAAAATACCAGAACAAATGGGAATCATACGAGCGTCTCTGCCCGAGGGAGTCCGGTGATCGCAAATTCCCGCGCCACGCCGCCGGTCGCGAACGTCAATCTTACCAGTCAC cagcagcagcagcagcagcagcagcagcaacaacaacagcagcagcagcagcagcagcaccaaCAACAGatacaacagcaacagcaatcACCGGCGCCACCACCGGCGCCGCACTATCAACAGCAACaacttcatcatcatcatcatcatcagaaTAATCATAACACGACGCAAAATCATTACTTGGAGAATCACAATTCGAATCACTCGCAGCAAAGCGTCGGCAATCTCGTCGTAGACGTGGAAACTGGTCACGACAACAAGAAACACAGAAATGG GCCGTGCGTGATTCGATCTGGCACAAGAGAGGTACACAACAAGTTggagaaaaatcgaagagCGCATCTAAAGGAATGTTTCGAGCTGCTCAAGAGACAGTTACCGTCGCAAGACGAAAAAAAGTCGTCgaatctttctatcttacacGCGGCCATCAGACATATACAG GCGCTGAGAAGAAAAGAGCGCGAGTACGAACACGAGATGGAAAGGCTGGCGAGAGAAAAGATTGCGGCGCAACAGAGGCTGGTCGCTTTGAAGAAGGAGCTCGCGGCAACGTGGGATCACATCGACTTCAATACTCTACTGCCAGAACAGAATTCGTCCACGGAAGCTGCGGCAACGAAAAATG TTCCAGAAAGCATGGAATTCGAGGTGGCCGGTCTTGCGCGCGGCGGCACCAGATACAGCAGTACGAGCAGTCTTAGCAGCGCTGCGACGGCTAGCTCGCCGCAAGCGCTTCAAACGACGAGCACGAGTTCCAATATCCACAATCAAGTAGCTACGGCCGCCGTAGTCTGTCAAACGCAGGGATTGAATCTTGCTCAAGGCTCGAGGGAAAGTCCACCGGCGAGCTCGAGTCCTGGCGTGGGACCCGCAGGGACGCCTACCATTCCTACTCCGGCCCAG GAGAAAGTGGCGACGTCGCCCACGAATTTGGTGCAACAGTCTCATCTGCATCTACCGATAAGCGCCCAAATGTTAAACACGGGTCAAGGACTGGCGACGATCGTGCCGACCCTTTCACATATCGGCCCTGGTCTCAGGGTGATACCCGGCGACACGAGGCAGTTGCTCGTTACGCATGCCGCCGCCGCTGCCGCCGCCGCAGCCGCAGCCGCCGGTGCTAACAATGAATCCCGGCCGCTCACGTTGGCCGTGCAAAATTCTTCGGATCAATCGAGACCGCTGATCGCCGTGCAATCCAACACTGGAAGCGAGCCAAGGCCCGTGGCGCTGGTCGTTCACTCGTCCACGGCTAACGACAATCGTGTGACGTTCGTGCATTCTAATCTGTCGAACAACGATAGACCGTTGGCTCTCGCGGTGCAATCGTCCGCGAGCGACGTCAGACCCGTTACGTTCGTACATTCTGGAAACGAAGGAAGACCGTTGGTTCTTACCGCTCACTCTCCCGCTTTAAACGTCTCCA ATGCCCAAACGAGAATCAGAACGGGGGAGACGACGCAAACCGCGCATAAGATGGTCGGAGGGGTGACGCTGGTCGGTGGAAACGGTTCGGAGCTAACCAGACTTCCCGGTGGCGCAGAATTGAACATTCTTCCCGCAAACG GATTGACCTTGAGCCACGCGGGAGTCTCGCTCCAAACAACGACGGGAAAGGCGGGTTCGACAGTGATGCAAAATGCTCCGTCCACAGAAAGTATAGCTCACATAGTCGGCCAACATACTCCTCTTTCCGGTCTGACGCCGATAGTCACACCGATGACCGTGGTCTCTCAAGGGAATCAAGTGACCGCTCACATTCTGGCACCCTCGAGTCTTGCGGGAAAAATGATTACCACTCCCATTCTCAAGTCCGTGGGACAAATGCCGCTCGTAAATGCTCAGTACCTTAATACCACGACGTTGGTCAAGCCGGTGGTCGTCGTCAGTTCTCCATCGAATTCCACTTCACCGTCTACGACGACGGCGTCTATCACGCAACCTTCCTCGACCTCGCATTCAACCGTCTGA
- the LOC127071967 gene encoding lateral signaling target protein 2 homolog isoform X5 encodes MSLETLLEAARFVEQQEKKRERVASSSSSSSDHPLAVAPHSNHHNSTEPRGVKLKRDRAEPDEFLCEEKMLIIDGTSGADSRNDDDNDYDYDDDDDEDDDDDGDGDGDGDGDDDDDGADKDEKDGNDVVVESKESNNNVSGLRNANNLSSTQVVGIIDVVVKDEPIRNWMCPPPKKKWIRHYFLEEEPLENTRTNGNHTSVSARGSPVIANSRATPPVANVNLTSHQSVGNLVVDVETGHDNKKHRNGPCVIRSGTREVHNKLEKNRRAHLKECFELLKRQLPSQDEKKSSNLSILHAAIRHIQALRRKEREYEHEMERLAREKIAAQQRLVALKKELAATWDHIDFNTLLPEQNSSTEAAATKNVPESMEFEVAGLARGGTRYSSTSSLSSAATASSPQALQTTSTSSNIHNQVATAAVVCQTQGLNLAQGSRESPPASSSPGVGPAGTPTIPTPAQEKVATSPTNLVQQSHLHLPISAQMLNTGQGLATIVPTLSHIGPGLRVIPGDTRQLLVTHAAAAAAAAAAAAGANNESRPLTLAVQNSSDQSRPLIAVQSNTGSEPRPVALVVHSSTANDNRVTFVHSNLSNNDRPLALAVQSSASDVRPVTFVHSGNEGRPLVLTAHSPALNVSNAQTRIRTGETTQTAHKMVGGVTLVGGNGSELTRLPGGAELNILPANGLTLSHAGVSLQTTTGKAGSTVMQNAPSTESIAHIVGQHTPLSGLTPIVTPMTVVSQGNQVTAHILAPSSLAGKMITTPILKSVGQMPLVNAQYLNTTTLVKPVVVVSSPSNSTSPSTTTASITQPSSTSHSTV; translated from the exons ATGAGCCTGGAAACGTTGCTGGAAGCGGCGCGCTTCGTCGAGCAgcaggagaagaagagggagcgCGTCGCGAGCagttcctcctcctcctccgatCACCCGCTCGCCGTCGCTCCCCACTCTAACCATCACAATTCTACCGAGCCACGTG GTGTCAAATTGAAAAGGGATCGTGCCGAGCCAGATGAATTTCTTTGCGAAGAAAAAATGCTCATCATCGATG GTACTTCGGGGGCGGATTCgaggaacgacgacgacaacgactacgactacgacgacgacgacgacgaagacgacgacgacgatggcgacggcgacggcgacggcgacggcgacgacgacgacgacggtgcGGACAAAGACGAGAAAGACGGCAATGACGTTGTCGTCGAAAGTAAAGAGAGCAATAACAATGTCAGCGGTCTCAGGAACGCGAATAATCTCTCATCGACGCAGGTCGTCGGTATAATCGATGTAGTCGTCAAGGACGAACCTATACGTAACTGGATGTGCCCTCCGCCCAAGAAAAAATGGATACGACACTATTTCCTCG AGGAGGAGCCGTTGGAAAATACCAGAACAAATGGGAATCATACGAGCGTCTCTGCCCGAGGGAGTCCGGTGATCGCAAATTCCCGCGCCACGCCGCCGGTCGCGAACGTCAATCTTACCAGTCAC CAAAGCGTCGGCAATCTCGTCGTAGACGTGGAAACTGGTCACGACAACAAGAAACACAGAAATGG GCCGTGCGTGATTCGATCTGGCACAAGAGAGGTACACAACAAGTTggagaaaaatcgaagagCGCATCTAAAGGAATGTTTCGAGCTGCTCAAGAGACAGTTACCGTCGCAAGACGAAAAAAAGTCGTCgaatctttctatcttacacGCGGCCATCAGACATATACAG GCGCTGAGAAGAAAAGAGCGCGAGTACGAACACGAGATGGAAAGGCTGGCGAGAGAAAAGATTGCGGCGCAACAGAGGCTGGTCGCTTTGAAGAAGGAGCTCGCGGCAACGTGGGATCACATCGACTTCAATACTCTACTGCCAGAACAGAATTCGTCCACGGAAGCTGCGGCAACGAAAAATG TTCCAGAAAGCATGGAATTCGAGGTGGCCGGTCTTGCGCGCGGCGGCACCAGATACAGCAGTACGAGCAGTCTTAGCAGCGCTGCGACGGCTAGCTCGCCGCAAGCGCTTCAAACGACGAGCACGAGTTCCAATATCCACAATCAAGTAGCTACGGCCGCCGTAGTCTGTCAAACGCAGGGATTGAATCTTGCTCAAGGCTCGAGGGAAAGTCCACCGGCGAGCTCGAGTCCTGGCGTGGGACCCGCAGGGACGCCTACCATTCCTACTCCGGCCCAG GAGAAAGTGGCGACGTCGCCCACGAATTTGGTGCAACAGTCTCATCTGCATCTACCGATAAGCGCCCAAATGTTAAACACGGGTCAAGGACTGGCGACGATCGTGCCGACCCTTTCACATATCGGCCCTGGTCTCAGGGTGATACCCGGCGACACGAGGCAGTTGCTCGTTACGCATGCCGCCGCCGCTGCCGCCGCCGCAGCCGCAGCCGCCGGTGCTAACAATGAATCCCGGCCGCTCACGTTGGCCGTGCAAAATTCTTCGGATCAATCGAGACCGCTGATCGCCGTGCAATCCAACACTGGAAGCGAGCCAAGGCCCGTGGCGCTGGTCGTTCACTCGTCCACGGCTAACGACAATCGTGTGACGTTCGTGCATTCTAATCTGTCGAACAACGATAGACCGTTGGCTCTCGCGGTGCAATCGTCCGCGAGCGACGTCAGACCCGTTACGTTCGTACATTCTGGAAACGAAGGAAGACCGTTGGTTCTTACCGCTCACTCTCCCGCTTTAAACGTCTCCA ATGCCCAAACGAGAATCAGAACGGGGGAGACGACGCAAACCGCGCATAAGATGGTCGGAGGGGTGACGCTGGTCGGTGGAAACGGTTCGGAGCTAACCAGACTTCCCGGTGGCGCAGAATTGAACATTCTTCCCGCAAACG GATTGACCTTGAGCCACGCGGGAGTCTCGCTCCAAACAACGACGGGAAAGGCGGGTTCGACAGTGATGCAAAATGCTCCGTCCACAGAAAGTATAGCTCACATAGTCGGCCAACATACTCCTCTTTCCGGTCTGACGCCGATAGTCACACCGATGACCGTGGTCTCTCAAGGGAATCAAGTGACCGCTCACATTCTGGCACCCTCGAGTCTTGCGGGAAAAATGATTACCACTCCCATTCTCAAGTCCGTGGGACAAATGCCGCTCGTAAATGCTCAGTACCTTAATACCACGACGTTGGTCAAGCCGGTGGTCGTCGTCAGTTCTCCATCGAATTCCACTTCACCGTCTACGACGACGGCGTCTATCACGCAACCTTCCTCGACCTCGCATTCAACCGTCTGA
- the LOC127071967 gene encoding protein split ends-like isoform X3, with protein sequence MSLETLLEAARFVEQQEKKRERVASSSSSSSDHPLAVAPHSNHHNSTEPRGVKLKRDRAEPDEFLCEEKMLIIDGTSGADSRNDDDNDYDYDDDDDEDDDDDGDGDGDGDGDDDDDGADKDEKDGNDVVVESKESNNNVSGLRNANNLSSTQVVGIIDVVVKDEPIRNWMCPPPKKKWIRHYFLEEEPLENTRTNGNHTSVSARGSPVIANSRATPPVANVNLTSHQQQQQQQQQQQQQQQQQQHQQQIQQQQQSPAPPPAPHYQQQQLHHHHHHQNNHNTTQNHYLENHNSNHSQQSVGNLVVDVETGHDNKKHRNGPCVIRSGTREVHNKLEKNRRAHLKECFELLKRQLPSQDEKKSSNLSILHAAIRHIQALRRKEREYEHEMERLAREKIAAQQRLVALKKELAATWDHIDFNTLLPEQNSSTEAAATKNVPESMEFEVAGLARGGTRYSSTSSLSSAATASSPQALQTTSTSSNIHNQVATAAVVCQTQGLNLAQGSRESPPASSSPGVGPAGTPTIPTPAQEKVATSPTNLVQQSHLHLPISAQMLNTGQGLATIVPTLSHIGPGLRVIPGDTRQLLVTHAAAAAAAAAAAAGANNESRPLTLAVQNSSDQSRPLIAVQSNTGSEPRPVALVVHSSTANDNRVTFVHSNLSNNDRPLALAVQSSASDVRPVTFVHSGNEGRPLVLTAHSPALNVSNAQTRIRTGETTQTAHKMVGGVTLVGGNGSELTRLPGGAELNILPANGLTLSHAGVSLQTTTGKAGSTVMQNAPSTESIAHIVGQHTPLSGLTPIVTPMTVVSQGNQVTAHILAPSSLAGKMITTPILKSVGQMPLVNAQYLNTTTLVKPVVVVSSPSNSTSPSTTTASITQPSSTSHSTV encoded by the exons ATGAGCCTGGAAACGTTGCTGGAAGCGGCGCGCTTCGTCGAGCAgcaggagaagaagagggagcgCGTCGCGAGCagttcctcctcctcctccgatCACCCGCTCGCCGTCGCTCCCCACTCTAACCATCACAATTCTACCGAGCCACGTG GTGTCAAATTGAAAAGGGATCGTGCCGAGCCAGATGAATTTCTTTGCGAAGAAAAAATGCTCATCATCGATG GTACTTCGGGGGCGGATTCgaggaacgacgacgacaacgactacgactacgacgacgacgacgacgaagacgacgacgacgatggcgacggcgacggcgacggcgacggcgacgacgacgacgacggtgcGGACAAAGACGAGAAAGACGGCAATGACGTTGTCGTCGAAAGTAAAGAGAGCAATAACAATGTCAGCGGTCTCAGGAACGCGAATAATCTCTCATCGACGCAGGTCGTCGGTATAATCGATGTAGTCGTCAAGGACGAACCTATACGTAACTGGATGTGCCCTCCGCCCAAGAAAAAATGGATACGACACTATTTCCTCG AGGAGGAGCCGTTGGAAAATACCAGAACAAATGGGAATCATACGAGCGTCTCTGCCCGAGGGAGTCCGGTGATCGCAAATTCCCGCGCCACGCCGCCGGTCGCGAACGTCAATCTTACCAGTCAC cagcagcagcagcagcagcagcagcaacaacaacagcagcagcagcagcagcagcaccaaCAACAGatacaacagcaacagcaatcACCGGCGCCACCACCGGCGCCGCACTATCAACAGCAACaacttcatcatcatcatcatcatcagaaTAATCATAACACGACGCAAAATCATTACTTGGAGAATCACAATTCGAATCACTCGCAGCAAAGCGTCGGCAATCTCGTCGTAGACGTGGAAACTGGTCACGACAACAAGAAACACAGAAATGG GCCGTGCGTGATTCGATCTGGCACAAGAGAGGTACACAACAAGTTggagaaaaatcgaagagCGCATCTAAAGGAATGTTTCGAGCTGCTCAAGAGACAGTTACCGTCGCAAGACGAAAAAAAGTCGTCgaatctttctatcttacacGCGGCCATCAGACATATACAG GCGCTGAGAAGAAAAGAGCGCGAGTACGAACACGAGATGGAAAGGCTGGCGAGAGAAAAGATTGCGGCGCAACAGAGGCTGGTCGCTTTGAAGAAGGAGCTCGCGGCAACGTGGGATCACATCGACTTCAATACTCTACTGCCAGAACAGAATTCGTCCACGGAAGCTGCGGCAACGAAAAATG TTCCAGAAAGCATGGAATTCGAGGTGGCCGGTCTTGCGCGCGGCGGCACCAGATACAGCAGTACGAGCAGTCTTAGCAGCGCTGCGACGGCTAGCTCGCCGCAAGCGCTTCAAACGACGAGCACGAGTTCCAATATCCACAATCAAGTAGCTACGGCCGCCGTAGTCTGTCAAACGCAGGGATTGAATCTTGCTCAAGGCTCGAGGGAAAGTCCACCGGCGAGCTCGAGTCCTGGCGTGGGACCCGCAGGGACGCCTACCATTCCTACTCCGGCCCAG GAGAAAGTGGCGACGTCGCCCACGAATTTGGTGCAACAGTCTCATCTGCATCTACCGATAAGCGCCCAAATGTTAAACACGGGTCAAGGACTGGCGACGATCGTGCCGACCCTTTCACATATCGGCCCTGGTCTCAGGGTGATACCCGGCGACACGAGGCAGTTGCTCGTTACGCATGCCGCCGCCGCTGCCGCCGCCGCAGCCGCAGCCGCCGGTGCTAACAATGAATCCCGGCCGCTCACGTTGGCCGTGCAAAATTCTTCGGATCAATCGAGACCGCTGATCGCCGTGCAATCCAACACTGGAAGCGAGCCAAGGCCCGTGGCGCTGGTCGTTCACTCGTCCACGGCTAACGACAATCGTGTGACGTTCGTGCATTCTAATCTGTCGAACAACGATAGACCGTTGGCTCTCGCGGTGCAATCGTCCGCGAGCGACGTCAGACCCGTTACGTTCGTACATTCTGGAAACGAAGGAAGACCGTTGGTTCTTACCGCTCACTCTCCCGCTTTAAACGTCTCCA ATGCCCAAACGAGAATCAGAACGGGGGAGACGACGCAAACCGCGCATAAGATGGTCGGAGGGGTGACGCTGGTCGGTGGAAACGGTTCGGAGCTAACCAGACTTCCCGGTGGCGCAGAATTGAACATTCTTCCCGCAAACG GATTGACCTTGAGCCACGCGGGAGTCTCGCTCCAAACAACGACGGGAAAGGCGGGTTCGACAGTGATGCAAAATGCTCCGTCCACAGAAAGTATAGCTCACATAGTCGGCCAACATACTCCTCTTTCCGGTCTGACGCCGATAGTCACACCGATGACCGTGGTCTCTCAAGGGAATCAAGTGACCGCTCACATTCTGGCACCCTCGAGTCTTGCGGGAAAAATGATTACCACTCCCATTCTCAAGTCCGTGGGACAAATGCCGCTCGTAAATGCTCAGTACCTTAATACCACGACGTTGGTCAAGCCGGTGGTCGTCGTCAGTTCTCCATCGAATTCCACTTCACCGTCTACGACGACGGCGTCTATCACGCAACCTTCCTCGACCTCGCATTCAACCGTCTGA
- the LOC127071967 gene encoding max-binding protein MNT-like isoform X8: MSLETLLEAARFVEQQEKKRERVASSSSSSSDHPLAVAPHSNHHNSTEPRGVKLKRDRAEPDEFLCEEKMLIIDEEEPLENTRTNGNHTSVSARGSPVIANSRATPPVANVNLTSHQQQQQQQQQQQQQQQQQQHQQQIQQQQQSPAPPPAPHYQQQQLHHHHHHQNNHNTTQNHYLENHNSNHSQQSVGNLVVDVETGHDNKKHRNGPCVIRSGTREVHNKLEKNRRAHLKECFELLKRQLPSQDEKKSSNLSILHAAIRHIQALRRKEREYEHEMERLAREKIAAQQRLVALKKELAATWDHIDFNTLLPEQNSSTEAAATKNVPESMEFEVAGLARGGTRYSSTSSLSSAATASSPQALQTTSTSSNIHNQVATAAVVCQTQGLNLAQGSRESPPASSSPGVGPAGTPTIPTPAQEKVATSPTNLVQQSHLHLPISAQMLNTGQGLATIVPTLSHIGPGLRVIPGDTRQLLVTHAAAAAAAAAAAAGANNESRPLTLAVQNSSDQSRPLIAVQSNTGSEPRPVALVVHSSTANDNRVTFVHSNLSNNDRPLALAVQSSASDVRPVTFVHSGNEGRPLVLTAHSPALNVSNAQTRIRTGETTQTAHKMVGGVTLVGGNGSELTRLPGGAELNILPANGLTLSHAGVSLQTTTGKAGSTVMQNAPSTESIAHIVGQHTPLSGLTPIVTPMTVVSQGNQVTAHILAPSSLAGKMITTPILKSVGQMPLVNAQYLNTTTLVKPVVVVSSPSNSTSPSTTTASITQPSSTSHSTV, encoded by the exons ATGAGCCTGGAAACGTTGCTGGAAGCGGCGCGCTTCGTCGAGCAgcaggagaagaagagggagcgCGTCGCGAGCagttcctcctcctcctccgatCACCCGCTCGCCGTCGCTCCCCACTCTAACCATCACAATTCTACCGAGCCACGTG GTGTCAAATTGAAAAGGGATCGTGCCGAGCCAGATGAATTTCTTTGCGAAGAAAAAATGCTCATCATCGATG AGGAGGAGCCGTTGGAAAATACCAGAACAAATGGGAATCATACGAGCGTCTCTGCCCGAGGGAGTCCGGTGATCGCAAATTCCCGCGCCACGCCGCCGGTCGCGAACGTCAATCTTACCAGTCAC cagcagcagcagcagcagcagcagcaacaacaacagcagcagcagcagcagcagcaccaaCAACAGatacaacagcaacagcaatcACCGGCGCCACCACCGGCGCCGCACTATCAACAGCAACaacttcatcatcatcatcatcatcagaaTAATCATAACACGACGCAAAATCATTACTTGGAGAATCACAATTCGAATCACTCGCAGCAAAGCGTCGGCAATCTCGTCGTAGACGTGGAAACTGGTCACGACAACAAGAAACACAGAAATGG GCCGTGCGTGATTCGATCTGGCACAAGAGAGGTACACAACAAGTTggagaaaaatcgaagagCGCATCTAAAGGAATGTTTCGAGCTGCTCAAGAGACAGTTACCGTCGCAAGACGAAAAAAAGTCGTCgaatctttctatcttacacGCGGCCATCAGACATATACAG GCGCTGAGAAGAAAAGAGCGCGAGTACGAACACGAGATGGAAAGGCTGGCGAGAGAAAAGATTGCGGCGCAACAGAGGCTGGTCGCTTTGAAGAAGGAGCTCGCGGCAACGTGGGATCACATCGACTTCAATACTCTACTGCCAGAACAGAATTCGTCCACGGAAGCTGCGGCAACGAAAAATG TTCCAGAAAGCATGGAATTCGAGGTGGCCGGTCTTGCGCGCGGCGGCACCAGATACAGCAGTACGAGCAGTCTTAGCAGCGCTGCGACGGCTAGCTCGCCGCAAGCGCTTCAAACGACGAGCACGAGTTCCAATATCCACAATCAAGTAGCTACGGCCGCCGTAGTCTGTCAAACGCAGGGATTGAATCTTGCTCAAGGCTCGAGGGAAAGTCCACCGGCGAGCTCGAGTCCTGGCGTGGGACCCGCAGGGACGCCTACCATTCCTACTCCGGCCCAG GAGAAAGTGGCGACGTCGCCCACGAATTTGGTGCAACAGTCTCATCTGCATCTACCGATAAGCGCCCAAATGTTAAACACGGGTCAAGGACTGGCGACGATCGTGCCGACCCTTTCACATATCGGCCCTGGTCTCAGGGTGATACCCGGCGACACGAGGCAGTTGCTCGTTACGCATGCCGCCGCCGCTGCCGCCGCCGCAGCCGCAGCCGCCGGTGCTAACAATGAATCCCGGCCGCTCACGTTGGCCGTGCAAAATTCTTCGGATCAATCGAGACCGCTGATCGCCGTGCAATCCAACACTGGAAGCGAGCCAAGGCCCGTGGCGCTGGTCGTTCACTCGTCCACGGCTAACGACAATCGTGTGACGTTCGTGCATTCTAATCTGTCGAACAACGATAGACCGTTGGCTCTCGCGGTGCAATCGTCCGCGAGCGACGTCAGACCCGTTACGTTCGTACATTCTGGAAACGAAGGAAGACCGTTGGTTCTTACCGCTCACTCTCCCGCTTTAAACGTCTCCA ATGCCCAAACGAGAATCAGAACGGGGGAGACGACGCAAACCGCGCATAAGATGGTCGGAGGGGTGACGCTGGTCGGTGGAAACGGTTCGGAGCTAACCAGACTTCCCGGTGGCGCAGAATTGAACATTCTTCCCGCAAACG GATTGACCTTGAGCCACGCGGGAGTCTCGCTCCAAACAACGACGGGAAAGGCGGGTTCGACAGTGATGCAAAATGCTCCGTCCACAGAAAGTATAGCTCACATAGTCGGCCAACATACTCCTCTTTCCGGTCTGACGCCGATAGTCACACCGATGACCGTGGTCTCTCAAGGGAATCAAGTGACCGCTCACATTCTGGCACCCTCGAGTCTTGCGGGAAAAATGATTACCACTCCCATTCTCAAGTCCGTGGGACAAATGCCGCTCGTAAATGCTCAGTACCTTAATACCACGACGTTGGTCAAGCCGGTGGTCGTCGTCAGTTCTCCATCGAATTCCACTTCACCGTCTACGACGACGGCGTCTATCACGCAACCTTCCTCGACCTCGCATTCAACCGTCTGA